TGGCAGTTTGAGAATCGTCCGCGGATCATCGGTAAAGCCGCAGTTGTAGGACCAGAAGAAGGCGAGGGTCCACTGTCATCTGATTTCGATTATGTCTATGACAACCTCGAGATCGGCGAGAAAACGTGGGAAAAGGGAGAACGCAAATTGCTCGAACAGGCCTCCCAACTGGCTTTGGTAAATGCAAATATCACCAAGGAAGAGCTTCACTTTTTTGTTGGTGGAGATCTGATGAACCAGATTATCAGCAGTTCCTTTTCAGCGCGAAAACTGGGTGTGCCTTACCTGGGTGTCTTTGGAGCCTGTTCAACTTCCATGGAAACGTTAGCGTTAGCGTCCATGATTGTTGACTCCGGAGCTGGAGATTATGTCCTTGCAGGAACGGTGAGCCACAACTGTACGGTGGAAAAACAATTTCGGTATCCGACGGAGTATGGCTCCCAGAAGCCGCCTTATGCGCAATATACCGTCACAGGATCAGGGTGTGGTGTGGTCTCCCGTACTGGTGATGGTCCCGTTGTTACCAAAGCCACTATTGGACGCATTATGGATTTGGGCATCAAAGATCCCTTTAACATGGGTTCAGCCATGGCGCCAGCAGCAGCCGACACTATAATCTCTCATTTCAGGGATACCGGATTGGAACCCGGCTATTATGATCTCATTGTGACCGGGGATCTGGCTTCCGTCGGTCTGCCAATTACGAAAGAGCTTTTGCAAAAAGAAGGCATACCCATGGAACAGACGGTTTTTAATGACTGCGGCCTGATGATCTATGATCGGGAGAAACAGCCTTATGTGGTTGCCGGGGGAAGTGGCTGCGGATGTTCTGCCACCGTCACCTATGGTCACATTTTGAACCGGATGCAGAAGGGTGATCTTAAACGGGTGCTTGTCGTTGCTACTGGAGCGCTCTTGTCTCCGCTCTCGTACCAGCAGGGGGAAAGTATTCCCTGTATTGCACATGCGGTAGCTATAGAAAAGGAGGGATAAAAGTCATGCAGTTCTTGTGGGCATTTATCGTTGGCGGTTTGATCTGTGTTGTGGGGCAGCTTCTAATGGATGGTGTCAAACTAACACCGGCACATACCATGAGTACACTTGTTGTGGCAGGGGCGGTTGCTGATGCATTTGGCTTGTACGACCCCTTGGTTAAATTTGCAGGTGCGGGAGCTTCAATCCCCATTACAAGTTTCGGCAATTCCTTGGTGCACGGAGCATTGACGGAGCTGGAGAAAGAGGGATGGCTTGGTGTCATTACGGGGATTTTCGATCTGACCGCGGCTGGGATTTCGTCAGCGATTATCTTTTCTTTTCTCGCGGCATTGGTGGTTAGACCAAAAGGCTAACATAGAATAAGAAATCTACTTGAACATATTGCGATCCAGCAGAGGCTTCGGATAACTTCTATCCGGGGCTTTTTGTCGTATTCATGCGAGAACTGCGGTGAATCTGACGGGCTGGAAACAAATTGTGAGTTCCTTCGAGTGTACTCGTGACTCTGGATCATGTACAATAAAAGGAAATCTGTATGCTTTTTTAGGAGGTTAGACCACATGCCTGTGCGCAAAGAGTCGATCCAAATCATATCCGCAGTTCGTTCGAATCTGGAATCCTGTATTATGGGGAAATCCTTTGAAATTCAACTTTTACTTACAGCTTTGCTTGCAGGCGGGCACGTTCTGATTGAAGACGTACCGGGAACTGGCAAAACGCAGTTGATCAAGGCATTATCGAAATCCATGCGCGGTGAGTACCGGCGTATTCAATGTAATCCTGATATTTTACCTAGTGATATTACGGGCGTATCTGTGTTCCATCCGAAGGATGAGCGTTTTTATTTCCGACCAGGTCCTGTGATGACCAACATTTTGCTGGCTGATGAGATTAACCGTGCCACAACAAAAACCCAATCGGCTCTGCTCGAAGTTATGGAGGAGCGCAGCGTAACCGTTGATGGCGATACGTATGATCTGCCACATCCATTCATGCTCTGTGCAACTCAGAATCCGATTGATTTTGAAGGTACGTATACATTGCCGGAAGCCCAACTCGACCGGTTTATGTTGAAAATAAGTCTAGGTTATCCCGATAAGGAAATTGAGAAAATCCTATTGAAACAGCATCAGCTCGGTCAGCCTGTAGATCGTCTTGAATCCGTGACTCATATGGACCAGATCTCGGCAATCCAGCAGGAGATTAAAGAGGTCTTTATCGGTGATCCGGTTATGGACTATTTGCTGGATGTTGTTCGTCAAACCCGCTCCCACCCATCTGTATTGCTGGGTGCCAGCCCACGGGCAGCCATATCGTTCATGATGGCCGTAAAAGCCTTTGCTTTCTTGCAGGAACGTGATTATGTGCTTCCGGATGATGTGAAAACGATGGCCCCTTATGTGATCTCTCATCGTATTGTGCTTCGTCCCGAATCGAGACTGGACAGTATGAGTTCCGAGGCCGTTTTGAATGCCGTACTCCAGCAAGTACGCGTGCCCGTCTCCATGGGGCAATAGTTCATGAAGCCGCTTTTGAGAACAGTCAATAGAGGGTTACGCCACCCACGCGTATGGAGCATCGCAATGGTGTGGATGTGCTGTCTGGCTTATGTTTTGTTTCAGGGCGGGAAGACATCCCTTATGTTGCTGTCGATGGTGACCCTGCTCTGTGTGTATCTTGCCATTGCTGGTTTTAGCGGAGTAAGACGTGCTCAGGGAGTTCGTAGGTTATCTTCTGGTCCAGACCACGAAGAATTGCTGCATGCGGGTGACCAGGTTCAAGTACAGCTGAGTCTGACGATTCCGGGATTCCTCCCGCTTCCCTATGTTGTTGTGCGTGAAATGCTGCATCGGCATAACGGAGAATCGTGGTCGTTCAAGGAAAGTTTGATTCCCAATATGCGAGGTAATGGCGAGTTGTCTTTTCAGACACCGCCACTTGAGCGGGGAAAGTATGTTTTTTCAGAAACGGAATGTGCCAGCGAGGACATATTTGGACTGATTGAACATCGGGGAAAGTTTAAGGCCAAAGGTGAGTTTCGCGTACTGCCAAGAACGGTATTTATTCC
The nucleotide sequence above comes from Paenibacillus sp. W2I17. Encoded proteins:
- the spoVAD gene encoding stage V sporulation protein AD, producing the protein MKRLGRQTWQFENRPRIIGKAAVVGPEEGEGPLSSDFDYVYDNLEIGEKTWEKGERKLLEQASQLALVNANITKEELHFFVGGDLMNQIISSSFSARKLGVPYLGVFGACSTSMETLALASMIVDSGAGDYVLAGTVSHNCTVEKQFRYPTEYGSQKPPYAQYTVTGSGCGVVSRTGDGPVVTKATIGRIMDLGIKDPFNMGSAMAPAAADTIISHFRDTGLEPGYYDLIVTGDLASVGLPITKELLQKEGIPMEQTVFNDCGLMIYDREKQPYVVAGGSGCGCSATVTYGHILNRMQKGDLKRVLVVATGALLSPLSYQQGESIPCIAHAVAIEKEG
- the spoVAE gene encoding stage V sporulation protein AE, which codes for MQFLWAFIVGGLICVVGQLLMDGVKLTPAHTMSTLVVAGAVADAFGLYDPLVKFAGAGASIPITSFGNSLVHGALTELEKEGWLGVITGIFDLTAAGISSAIIFSFLAALVVRPKG
- a CDS encoding MoxR family ATPase; the protein is MPVRKESIQIISAVRSNLESCIMGKSFEIQLLLTALLAGGHVLIEDVPGTGKTQLIKALSKSMRGEYRRIQCNPDILPSDITGVSVFHPKDERFYFRPGPVMTNILLADEINRATTKTQSALLEVMEERSVTVDGDTYDLPHPFMLCATQNPIDFEGTYTLPEAQLDRFMLKISLGYPDKEIEKILLKQHQLGQPVDRLESVTHMDQISAIQQEIKEVFIGDPVMDYLLDVVRQTRSHPSVLLGASPRAAISFMMAVKAFAFLQERDYVLPDDVKTMAPYVISHRIVLRPESRLDSMSSEAVLNAVLQQVRVPVSMGQ